One stretch of Mycolicibacterium fallax DNA includes these proteins:
- the glnX gene encoding protein kinase G-activating protein GlnX, which produces MTVEVAHPSTEPLASRTRNDPAHPRWWFMWTTPGRILAIGFTLAMLGVLTAFATSTTVSNRQDALTTVLDHTEPLSFAAGQIYTKLSVADAAAATAFISGTEPQPVRQRYEQSITDATVAVTQASSGLTDEKMREVLGRINARVAVYTGLIETARTNNRAGNPVGSSYLSEASALMQDNILVDAQRLYEQTAAGVDAETSASTRVPAPVILVVGSTIVFGLFAHRWLARRTRRRVNLGLVAGGLAIAVMVIWVGTAVVISTAGSRQAKDTSAESLRVITNVAITAQQARADETLSLIRRGDEDARKKSYYQRMDTMAEQLDAYLSRKGAVDKDDLANAAQLLAKWRAADERINAYIAVGNYQAATQVALGTGEDDSTPAFDNLERALSDGLKASRTQLRTDIASARRVLSGTTVGGVALSLSAAVAVALGLWPRLNEYR; this is translated from the coding sequence GTGACGGTTGAGGTGGCGCATCCGTCGACCGAGCCGTTGGCGTCGCGTACCCGCAATGATCCGGCCCATCCCCGCTGGTGGTTCATGTGGACGACGCCGGGCCGGATCCTGGCGATCGGATTCACCCTGGCGATGCTGGGGGTGCTCACCGCGTTCGCCACCTCCACCACCGTCTCCAACCGCCAGGACGCGCTGACCACCGTGCTCGACCACACCGAGCCGCTGTCGTTCGCGGCCGGGCAGATCTACACCAAGCTGTCGGTGGCCGACGCGGCGGCGGCCACCGCGTTCATCTCCGGCACCGAACCGCAGCCGGTCCGGCAGCGCTACGAGCAGTCGATCACCGACGCGACGGTCGCGGTGACCCAGGCGTCCTCCGGGCTGACCGACGAGAAGATGCGGGAGGTCCTCGGCCGGATCAACGCCCGGGTCGCGGTCTACACCGGGCTGATCGAGACCGCCCGCACCAACAACCGGGCCGGGAACCCGGTCGGCTCGTCGTACCTGTCGGAGGCCTCCGCGCTGATGCAGGACAACATCCTGGTCGACGCCCAACGGCTCTACGAGCAGACCGCGGCCGGCGTCGACGCGGAGACCTCGGCGTCCACCCGGGTACCCGCCCCGGTGATCCTGGTGGTGGGTTCGACGATCGTGTTCGGGCTGTTCGCGCACCGCTGGCTGGCCCGGCGGACCCGCCGGCGGGTCAACCTCGGGCTGGTGGCCGGCGGGCTGGCGATCGCCGTCATGGTGATCTGGGTGGGCACCGCGGTGGTCATCTCGACGGCAGGCAGCAGGCAGGCCAAGGACACCTCGGCCGAATCGCTGCGGGTGATCACCAACGTGGCGATCACCGCCCAGCAGGCCCGCGCTGACGAGACGTTGTCGCTGATCCGGCGCGGCGACGAGGACGCCCGCAAGAAGAGCTACTACCAGCGGATGGACACCATGGCCGAGCAGCTCGACGCCTACCTGTCCCGCAAGGGCGCCGTCGACAAGGACGATCTGGCCAACGCCGCGCAGCTGCTGGCCAAGTGGCGCGCCGCCGATGAGCGGATCAACGCCTACATCGCCGTCGGCAATTATCAGGCCGCCACCCAGGTGGCGCTCGGCACCGGCGAGGACGACTCCACCCCGGCTTTCGACAACCTGGAGCGGGCCCTGTCGGACGGGCTGAAGGCCAGCCGCACCCAGCTGCGCACCGACATCGCCTCGGCGCGGCGGGTGCTCTCGGGCACCACGGTCGGCGGGGTGGCGCTGTCGCTGAGCGCGGCGGTCGCGGTGGCACTGGGCCTGTGGCCCCGACTGAATGAGTACCGATGA
- a CDS encoding glutamate ABC transporter substrate-binding protein, with the protein MTGRGGVRGWAAVAVLLVTVLLVVTGCGSTSSPSGPPGLTLAPPTPAGMTELPPQRAPAPEPTEDCDLTASLRPFPTRAEAEAAVADIRARGRLIVGLDVGSNLFSFRDPVTGQITGFDVDLAAEVARDIFGNPNQVEYRILSSADRIAALQKKSVDIVVKTMTITCPRRKLVNFSTVYLYAYQRILAPRNSPIRQSSDLAGRRVCAARGTTSLERLQQISPTPIIVSVVTWADCLVALQQRQVEAVSTDDTILAGLMTQDPYLHIVGPSMNQEPYGIGINLHNTGLVRFVNGTLARIRSDGTWNTLYRKWLTLLGPIPSPPAPRYLD; encoded by the coding sequence ATGACCGGCCGGGGCGGGGTGCGCGGGTGGGCCGCGGTGGCGGTGCTGCTGGTGACCGTGCTGTTGGTGGTGACGGGCTGCGGCAGCACCAGTTCGCCGTCCGGGCCGCCCGGGCTGACGCTGGCCCCGCCGACCCCGGCCGGGATGACCGAGCTGCCCCCGCAGCGCGCGCCGGCACCCGAACCCACCGAGGACTGCGACCTGACCGCCAGCCTGCGGCCGTTCCCGACCCGCGCCGAGGCCGAGGCCGCGGTCGCCGACATCCGGGCGCGCGGCCGGCTGATCGTCGGGCTGGACGTCGGCAGCAACCTGTTCAGCTTCCGCGACCCGGTCACCGGGCAGATCACCGGTTTCGACGTCGACCTGGCCGCCGAGGTCGCCCGCGACATCTTCGGCAACCCCAATCAGGTCGAGTACCGGATCCTGTCGTCGGCCGACCGGATCGCCGCGCTGCAGAAGAAGAGCGTGGACATCGTCGTCAAAACCATGACGATCACCTGCCCGCGCCGCAAGCTGGTCAATTTCTCCACGGTGTACCTGTACGCGTACCAGCGGATCCTGGCGCCGCGCAACTCCCCGATCCGGCAGAGCTCGGACCTGGCCGGTCGGCGGGTCTGCGCGGCCCGCGGCACCACCAGCCTGGAGCGGCTCCAGCAGATCTCCCCGACGCCGATCATCGTGTCGGTGGTGACCTGGGCGGACTGCCTGGTCGCGCTGCAGCAGCGGCAGGTCGAGGCGGTGTCCACCGACGACACCATCCTGGCCGGGCTGATGACCCAGGACCCGTACCTGCACATCGTCGGGCCCAGCATGAACCAGGAGCCCTACGGCATCGGAATCAACCTGCACAACACCGGGCTGGTCCGGTTCGTCAACGGCACGCTGGCCCGGATCCGCTCCGACGGGACCTGGAACACGCTGTACCGCAAGTGGTTGACGCTGCTGGGCCCCATCCCGTCCCCGCCGGCACCGAGGTATCTGGACTGA